CAGGGAGTAAAACTAAAGGTTCGGAAAAATCTTTTGGCTCTACTTTTTTATTGCCATAAATAACGTGAGCTTTTAATACAGCTTGTGGATATTTAGAACGAGGATTGTTTCCAAATAACAAAACACCAAATCCCGTTGGTATAAATTTCTTGCTTTTATCGTTCCATTCCATTGCTCCAAAATCCGATATGTACTCCAAAAATGATTCATCTGTAATTTTGTAAGGCAATTTTGCTACATCAATAAATTTTTGCAAGGCAACATTTGAGAATTTAGAGGCATCATATCTTGCTATTGGCATTTCTAAAGGTGTTCTTAAATCCTCAATTTCTTTTTCTCGTTTTCTCTTTAAGGACTGTTTTAAAAATTGGGCATTTTCTTTTTCAATCACTTTTTGCAAATCCCTGTCGAACATTTTTACCTCAACGCCATTATCTTCCAAGTGCTTAATTCCTTTTCCGTCAACAGAGGGATGTTTATCTTCAATGCCAACAAATACTTTTCTAATACGTGCATTAGTTGTTCGTTTGCAACAAGGTACTTTTGGAGGATTTCTTTCTACACAAGGCTCTAATGTGGTAAACAGAATACAACCTTCCAAATTTTTATCCCCCAATTTACGTTCTAATAAAGTAAATTCTGCATGGTCGCCTTCTCGTAACTGACCTCTATATGCTTTCTCAATTCTGCCATCAGGAAATAAAAGTATAGCTCCCACTTTAGGTGGCACTTTACCATCTGATCTGGGTTCGTGAATGCTTCTGTTCATTTCATCAATGGTCATTTGCATTAACTCTCTGTTGCTATATTTATTATTTATTGGCTTGTACGCACCCTGTCTTTTAAATTCAGCAGTATATTCATTTTTCCATATTTGGTCATATGAACCACCTTTACCTACTGCTTGTTCATTTGACACAATATTATCTTTAATTAATTTCTTTATTAATATTATTAATAAATCGTCATCAATATTAGGTAATATATTAGATTTAATCTTGTGATACATAAACCTTTGATTTCTATTTTCTAATAAAAAATCAATAATTTTGTTTAACTCAATATGGTATTTTGATAAATCAATCATTAGTAAATATTTTCCATTTCATTTTTCAAATATAGCTATTTCATCATAACTAAATCAAAAATCATTTTGTTTTCGAGTTTATAATAATGTCTTCTTTATAGTGCTTCTTACATGCTCAATTACAAGTTTCTTGAACAACTATGCCATCAGAGGTACAACTCAAACTTTCTTTTGCTTAATGAACCGCCAAGTACGAGAATTGTACGCTTAGTTGTGTGAGAGATGCACTGGTGGTTATTTGACCGTCAGCTGCCTACTCGATTAGATTTTGTTGTTTTTCAAATAAATATCTTATATTTGGCAGCTCGTATTCAATCCTATATTTATCTTCAATTATAATATCTGATAAATGTATCCAACCTTTATAACAATCTTTAAAAGTATTAACTATTTCATTATCTAAAAAATTACTTTGTATTGAACTTTTATGCTTATGGAAATGTGACCCATTTTCATTTGTGTAAGCAGTTAAATCAAATCCATAAGATTTTACTTTATATTCTTGAACTAAAATTGTATCTAACAAAAGTAATTCAGGACCCCAACAATCACTGCAAATAACCTTTGCTACTTTTAAATATATACTATCTTGTGAATTAAAGACTTTTCTATCAATGTAATTTTCAAAATAACCATGGTAATTATCTTCATTTTCATATTCTGATAGTAAATCAAAATATTGACCTTCAATAAAAGGTATTATTACTTGGATTGAACTATCAACATCAAATTGAGATATTTCTCCATTAATATTGATTTTTTGCAATTGACCAGATTCATGCCAATAGTAACCATCAATTAATTTTCCTTCTTCATATTCTTCTCTTGATATTAAATAATTCCAATATTTATTATGTTTGTAATATGTTTTTGATATACCATGAAGTTTATTATTCATGTATGAAAAGTCTTTTATTAATCTCTTACTGCTGTAATTGAATTCCAAATATTTACCATTTTTACAACCATTTTTATATTCTGCTCTTATTTTAACAGGACCATTATAATATTCTTCATATGTCCCAGAGAAAGGTTTATTTTCATCTTTTACAAACAACAAACTATCATTATAGTAATATTTAAATGGTGTTTGAGAATACAAACTAATTCCACTTAAAAAAAGTATTATTAAGATTCTTATTTTCATAAAATCTAACGTTCTTAATATAATGGCGTTGTCAATGATTTTTATTTATTGTTGAACTAAACCCAAGCCAGCTAATTCAGTAATAATCTTGTAAAATCATCTTTTTTAATCTCATTAAATATGTAAAGATGGAGAAAAAAAATGAATTTACGGGATACTGGGCTGTTTTTTTAAGACAGGAATAGAAATATTTAAAAAGGATTGGAATGAAGAAAATCAATTAGTAAAGAAAACTGAAAAGTTTTAAGCATGATTTAAAATTTGCAGAAATTGATAAAATTAATTGGTTTACTCCTCCCCAAAAATATCAAACCTAAACCTCTCTATAGGTGATATAGTATGTTCAGTTCTAAATATTGAATCTATTTGATCCATTAAATCTGGCTTTTGCTTTGCAATATTATTTTCTTCAAGGATATCTGTCTCAAGATTATAAAGTTCAATATCCAGATTCCCTTTTTTAATATTCTTACGGATGGCTTTCCAAGGACCCATTCTAAGAGCTTGCTGACCACTATAGCCACTAAACTCCCAATAAAGATGATCATGCTTATTTTGTTTCTGCCCAAGTAGCTCCGGAAGAAAACTTATTCCATCGTTATTATCAGGAGTCATTGTTCCGGCTATCTCTGTAAGTGTTGGCATAATATCCCAGAAAGCAGAAATATGATCACTTTCAAAAGAGTTTTTTATCTCTGCCGGCCATGATACAATCATTGGAACTCTAATTCCTCCTTCATTCAAATATCCTTTATTGGTTTTTGAATCAGTCTTCAGGATACCGGCACTTTCAAACCATTGAACATCAGCATCAATATAGGTAGGGCCATTATCACTGGTAAAAATGATTATGCTGTTTTCATAGATTCCAAGTTCTTTAAGCTTAGTTAGCAATTCGCCAACTTGTTCATCAAGATAGGAAATCATTGCTGCATATGCTGCACGAGGATATCTATGAGGATAGTAAGAGGCATTTATCAATGGATCCTCATCACCAAATTTATCATGATAGTAATCAACCCATCTTTGTGGGGCTTGCAATGGCAGGTGTGGAATCGGACTTGCCCAATACATGAAGAATGGTTCAGACTTGTTTTCTTCTATAAATGAAAGCATCTTTTCCTGCATCACATCAGGAGCGTAAGTTGATAAGCTAAAGTTTGAATAGCTATCCGGACTATTTGGATCAGAACCTTCCGCTAATCCTAAATGCGGTTTAACAGTATCATTACCAAGCAATATTCTATGATCATTTTCCCACAAATGAACCGGGTAATAGGTATGTGCAATCCTCTGGCAGTTGTATCCACAGAAATAATCAAATCTCATCTTGTTAGGGACACTGTTTGAATGCGGAGCACCTAATCCCCATTTCCCAACCATTCCGGTCTTATATCCAGCGTGTTTTAGTAATGTTGCAATAGTAACAGAATCAGGCATTGGATACTGACCTTCAAGAGTTGAGTCATTTATCATAGACCGGTAATTCCATACATCTCCCCTGCTTCCCCACTCGTGATTCCCTCTTATTGACATATGACCAGGATGTAGTCCGGAAAGTAATGAGCATCGTGAAGGAGCACTTACAGCAGATCCTGAATAATGTTGAGTAAACCTTACTCCTTTTTCAGAAAGGGCATCAATATTAGGAGTTTCAATTTTCTCTTGCCCATAACAGCCTAGTTCTCCATATCCCAGGTCATCAGCAAGAATAAGAATGATATTTGGTCTGTCATTGCTTCTTGAATTATTTTCCTGACATCCTGAGAATGTTAATGTTGATAATAAAATTAATGATGTATATCTCCCTGAATTTTTCATGTTTGTTATTTAAGGGATTCTTTCCAGTATTTAAATGAGTGTTTTAGCTGTTCGAAAACTTCCGGATAATCATTAGCCAAGTTTGTAGTCTCTCCCGGATCAGTCTCCAGATCAAACAAAAATTCTCCAAGCTCAACTTCAACCATCTCATACTTAGCATTTCTGTCATCTGTTGAAACAAATAATTTCCACTTTCCGGCTCTTACAGCATATTCATGACCGGTAAACCAATACAAAGTATCGTGGGCAGTTTCAACTTCTTTCCCACTCACAAGGTCTAATAAGCTTATACCATTTATATTTGAAGGGATATTAAGATCAGTTGCCATACATATAGTAGGAAGAATATCCATTCCGGAAACTATGTTATCCAGCACTTGATTTTCTTTCACAACACCAGTATATGAAATGATCATTGGTACTCTTATTCCACCTTCATAAAGCAAGTACTTAGATCCTCTTAATGGATAATTATTCGCATAAATGGGTGTTGAACCACCATTATCGCTGACATAAAAAACAATGGTGTTTTTAAGAATATCATTTGATTCGAGACAATCCATAACACGTCCAATTTCCTTATCCAGATAGTACAATTGACCAAGATAATGTTCTCTGCCTTCAGGATTGTTGGGTTTTCTCCCTTTCTGATACCATTCATAGTACCCTTCCATTGACGGATCCCAGTCGTGGTAT
The Bacteroidota bacterium genome window above contains:
- a CDS encoding arylsulfatase: MKNSGRYTSLILLSTLTFSGCQENNSRSNDRPNIILILADDLGYGELGCYGQEKIETPNIDALSEKGVRFTQHYSGSAVSAPSRCSLLSGLHPGHMSIRGNHEWGSRGDVWNYRSMINDSTLEGQYPMPDSVTIATLLKHAGYKTGMVGKWGLGAPHSNSVPNKMRFDYFCGYNCQRIAHTYYPVHLWENDHRILLGNDTVKPHLGLAEGSDPNSPDSYSNFSLSTYAPDVMQEKMLSFIEENKSEPFFMYWASPIPHLPLQAPQRWVDYYHDKFGDEDPLINASYYPHRYPRAAYAAMISYLDEQVGELLTKLKELGIYENSIIIFTSDNGPTYIDADVQWFESAGILKTDSKTNKGYLNEGGIRVPMIVSWPAEIKNSFESDHISAFWDIMPTLTEIAGTMTPDNNDGISFLPELLGQKQNKHDHLYWEFSGYSGQQALRMGPWKAIRKNIKKGNLDIELYNLETDILEENNIAKQKPDLMDQIDSIFRTEHTISPIERFRFDIFGEE